One segment of Theobroma cacao cultivar B97-61/B2 chromosome 9, Criollo_cocoa_genome_V2, whole genome shotgun sequence DNA contains the following:
- the LOC18589296 gene encoding AP2-like ethylene-responsive transcription factor AIL5, with amino-acid sequence MDMSMGNMDSSSTQNWLAFSLSNQQQQHLNLPTSSSSSHHSSHLCLFEAFTTPNPTAPTSTINSSAREEDAAASGTTTAGATDLSMFRGGPKLEDFLGGSSTTTGAGDAPHPHFSAETPVTVSDTEIYDSELKTIAASFLRGFSSERTDTHKQQQQQQQQLVPTAEPAPRRAVDTFGQRTSIYRGVTRHRWTGRYEAHLWDNSCRREGQSRKGRQVYLGGYDKEEKAARAYDLAALKYWGPTTTTNFPISNYEKELGEMKNMTRQEFVASLRRKSSGFSRGASIYRGVTRHHQHGRWQARIGRVAGNKDLYLGTFSTQEEAAEAYDIAAIKFRGLNAVTNFDMSRYDVKSIANSNLPIGGLSNKSKNCSDSASDGKSTDDDRDHSSASSAVTFASQPAPSSALSFAVPIKQDPSDYWSNIFGYNNTAASLSSAKNPSVAPTLFHQSSNNGSAFQDPSAFSMAFGVNSLVNESSNGLFNGGGYVQQQSGVSTSTSSLPLATPTALNNSGNNNYESSSGYGSWIAQSLHSYQTAKPSLSVFQTPIFGME; translated from the exons ATGGATATGAGCATGGGGAACATGGATTCTTCTTCCACTCAAAATTGGCTTGCTTTCTCTCTTTCCAaccaacaacaacaacatcTCAACCTCcctacttcttcttcttcctctcatcATTCTTCTCACCTCTGCCTCTTTGAAGCTTTCACCACTCCCAACCCCACCGCCccaacctcaacaataaactCATCAG CACGAGAAGAAGATGCAGCAGCATCAGGTACTACCACCGCTGGTGCAACAGACTTATCCATGTTCAGAGGTGGCCCAAAACTCGAGGACTTTCTTGGGGGTTCTTCGACCACAACGGGAGCTGGAGATGCACCTCACCCTCACTTCTCTGCTGAAACACCCGTGACTGTCTCTGACACCGAGATATATGACTCCGAGCTCAAAACCATAGCtgctagttttcttcgtggaTTTTCCTCTGAACGAACCGACACTCACAAACAACAGCAACAGCAGCAGCAACAGTTAGTACCTACAGCTGAGCCCGCACCAAGAAGAGCTGTTGACACTTTTGGCCAACGTACCTCCATCTACCGAGGTGTCACCAG GCATAGATGGACTGGAAGATATGAAGCTCACTTGTGGGACAATAGCTGCAGAAGAGAAGGCCAGAGTAGAAAAGGAAGGCAAG TTTATTTGG GTGGGTATGACAAAGAAGAGAAAGCGGCTAGAGCTTACGATCTCGCAGCTCTTAAGTACTGGGGTCCGACCACTACTACAAACTTTCCG ATTTCGAACTACGAGAAGGAACTGGGAGAGATGAAGAACATGACTAGGCAAGAGTTTGTTGCTTCTCTCCGAAG GAAAAGTAGTGGATTTTCCAGGGGTGCCTCAATTTACAGAGGGGTCACAAG GCATCACCAACATGGTAGGTGGCAGGCAAGAATAGGAAGAGTTGCAGGCAACAAAGATCTCTATCTTGGCACATTTA GCACCCAAGAAGAAGCAGCTGAGGCCTATGATATTGCTGCAATCAAGTTTAGAGGCCTAAACGCAGTGACAAATTTCGACATGAGCCGCTACGATGTAAAAAGCATTGCCAACAGTAATCTTCCCATCGGAGGACTCAGCAACAAATCCAAAAACTGCTCTGATTCAGCTTCCGATGGTAAGAGCACCGACGATGACCGGGATCACTCCTCAGCATCATCCGCAGTGACTTTTGCGTCTCAGCCTGCTCCAAGCTCCGCTCTCAGCTTTGCAGTTCCCATCAAGCAAGACCCATCTGATTATTGGTCCAATATTTTTGGATACAATAACACAGCGGCTTCCTTAAGCAGTGCCAAGAACCCAAGTGTTGCACCAACTTTGTTTCATCAGTCATCAAACAATGGGTCCGCTTTCCAAGATCCCAGTGCTTTCAGCATGGCCTTCGGTGTAAATTCTTTAGTCAACGAAAGCAGCAATGGGTTATTCAATGGAGGTGGTTATGTTCAGCAACAAAGCGGTGTTAGTACTTCAACTTCTTCCCTCCCATTGGCTACACCGACTGCCTTAAATAATAGCGGTAACAACAATTACGAGAGCTCTTCTGGCTATGGTAGCTGGATTGCACAATCTCTGCATTCTTATCAAACTGCAAAGCCAAGCCTCTCAGTGTTCCAGACACCAATTTTTGGCATGGAATGA